The Duganella sp. BuS-21 sequence TCCGTTTCTTCCAGCGCACCCAGCACCGCCCGCTCGTAGGCGATCATCACGGCTTCGTTGCGGGCGTCGGCGGCGGCGATTTGGGCACGGATGCGGCCGAAGTCCAGCAGGTTCCACGTCAGCTGCGCACCCAGGTTGTAGACATACGATGCGCCTTTGCCCAGGTCGCCGAACTGCAGCGCGTTCTGGCCCAGCGTGCCGCCCAGCGTGAGTTGCGGGAACAAGGCGCTGCGGGCGACGCCGACTTGCGCCGCCGCCGCCGCCGCCTGCGCTTCCGCCAGCTGGATGTCGGGCCGTCGCCGCAGCATGGCGGAGGGCGAGCCGATGCCGCCCAAGGCCACCGATTTCAGGCCGGGCAAAGGCCGCACCGGTGTCAGTTCGGCGTCCAGCGCGGTCGGCTGCTGGCCGCAAAGCACCGCCAGGCGGTAGCGGGTGCGGATCAGTGCCGCTTCCAGCGCCGGGATGTTGGCCGCCGTCGAGGTGACCAGCGCGCGCGCGCGTTCGGTGTCCAGCGCCGTGCCACGGCCGACGTCGAAGCGGGCGTCGACCAGTTCCAGCGCCGCCTTCTGGGTGTCGAGCGAGGCGACCGCTACCCGCAGTTGTTCCTGCAGGCCGCGCAGTTCGAAGTAGTTGCGCGCGACTTCGGCGCTGATGCTGACTTGCGTGGCCCGCACGCCCGCAGCGCCCGCCAGCACGTTGGCCTGCGCCGCCCGACGCGCATCACCCAGGCGGCCGAACAAGTCGGCTTCCCAGGCGACGTCGAATCCCACCGCGTATTGGTTGTTGGTGCTTTGCACGCCGAGGT is a genomic window containing:
- a CDS encoding TolC family protein produces the protein MSLHRKHFPPATAIALAVALALSGCSSAPPLKLYQPELTAGFANAPDAAAAEPVSEFWRAFNDPLLDALVQRALQANTDVRSAAASLREARALNRYADANLLPNVGVNAGVSRVRGTNDLGVQSTNNQYAVGFDVAWEADLFGRLGDARRAAQANVLAGAAGVRATQVSISAEVARNYFELRGLQEQLRVAVASLDTQKAALELVDARFDVGRGTALDTERARALVTSTAANIPALEAALIRTRYRLAVLCGQQPTALDAELTPVRPLPGLKSVALGGIGSPSAMLRRRPDIQLAEAQAAAAAAQVGVARSALFPQLTLGGTLGQNALQFGDLGKGASYVYNLGAQLTWNLLDFGRIRAQIAAADARNEAVMIAYERAVLGALEETEGVLASYTRTQRQTELLFESARSSEQAAIIARERFAVGSTDFLTVLDAERELLTARDRLAQSQTGAATSLVAVYKALAGGWEVP